A region from the Hydrogenimonas sp. genome encodes:
- a CDS encoding sulfate permease, translating to MMVLPYAAVMAAVGLIESLLTLSVLDEMSGRRVTPTGSGGPGAGNATCGVFGGMAGCAMIGQSIINYTSGGRGARRYSRRTADTLCRCPQRLYSQIPIAVLVGIMFMVSVETFEWASIDRLRKMPKTDAFILITVTVVTIFTDLAMAVIIGVIISALVFAWRCTCLHQDIHRREPQDIRVRRPALFGSVQDFDQFEVAGDPEEVVMDFKRTRVMDSSGVEAIDKITRRYEEAGKRLTIRHLSDDCKKPPKSPANTAHMKRMTRPTRLQSTMKSM from the coding sequence ATGATGGTTCTTCCCTACGCCGCAGTAATGGCCGCCGTAGGTCTGATAGAGTCTCTGCTTACCCTCTCGGTGCTCGACGAGATGAGCGGGAGAAGGGTAACGCCAACAGGAAGCGGTGGCCCCGGTGCCGGTAACGCGACGTGCGGAGTCTTCGGAGGTATGGCCGGATGCGCTATGATCGGGCAGAGTATTATCAACTACACTTCGGGCGGCAGGGGCGCCCGGCGTTACAGCCGCCGTACTGCTGATACTCTTTGTCGTTGCCCTCAGCGACTATATAGCCAGATTCCGATCGCCGTGCTGGTCGGAATCATGTTCATGGTGAGTGTGGAGACCTTCGAATGGGCGAGTATAGACAGGCTTAGAAAGATGCCCAAAACCGACGCTTTCATCCTGATCACCGTGACGGTCGTAACGATCTTTACCGATCTGGCTATGGCGGTGATAATCGGGGTGATCATCTCCGCACTCGTATTTGCATGGCGATGCACGTGTCTACACCAGGACATTCACCGAAGGGAACCGCAAGATATACGAGTTCGACGGCCCGCTCTTTTCGGTTCTGTACAGGATTTCGACCAGTTTGAAGTCGCAGGTGACCCGGAAGAGGTTGTTATGGATTTCAAACGCACCCGTGTTATGGACTCAAGCGGCGTGGAGGCGATAGACAAGATTACCAGGAGGTATGAAGAGGCCGGCAAAAGGCTTACGATCAGACATCTTAGCGACGACTGCAAGAAGCCGCCAAAGTCGCCGGCAAATACTGCACATATGAAGAGGATGACCCGACCTACAAGGTTGCAGTCAACCATGAAGAGTATGTGA
- a CDS encoding molybdenum cofactor biosynthesis protein MoaC, protein MNLTHLDENDRPKMVDVGDKAPTKRVAVASGTIKMSQEAFDAVLENRAKKGPVLQTAVIAAIMGTKKTPELIPMCHPLLLSGIDCDIEELPKLPGFKLTVTAKLSGKTGVEMEALTGVSIGLLTIYDMLKAIDKGMEIRDIRLESKEGGKSGNYKRQ, encoded by the coding sequence GTGAATCTTACACACCTTGACGAGAACGATCGTCCAAAAATGGTCGATGTCGGCGACAAAGCCCCGACAAAAAGGGTGGCTGTCGCCAGCGGAACCATAAAGATGAGCCAAGAGGCGTTCGATGCCGTCTTGGAGAACAGGGCAAAAAAGGGGCCTGTACTCCAAACCGCCGTAATCGCCGCTATAATGGGGACGAAAAAGACACCCGAGCTGATTCCGATGTGCCATCCGCTTCTACTGAGCGGAATCGACTGTGACATCGAGGAGCTTCCGAAGCTTCCGGGCTTCAAGCTTACGGTAACGGCGAAGCTGAGCGGCAAAACGGGCGTGGAGATGGAGGCGCTAACCGGAGTGAGCATCGGCCTGCTTACAATCTACGATATGCTCAAAGCCATAGACAAAGGTATGGAGATTCGCGACATAAGGCTCGAATCGAAAGAGGGAGGAAAGAGTGGTAATTATAAACGACAGTGA
- a CDS encoding sulfate permease: MFAQLLKAYSGHSLKNDVLSGIVVAIALVPEAIAFSLIAGSPRW, from the coding sequence ATGTTTGCACAACTACTCAAAGCCTACAGCGGCCACAGCCTGAAAAACGATGTACTCTCCGGTATTGTCGTAGCGATAGCGCTGGTTCCAGAAGCGATAGCCTTCTCCCTGATAGCCGGGTCTCCCCGCTGGTAG
- a CDS encoding type cbb3 cytochrome oxidase biogenesis protein CcoG, translating into MVNDYTFLFQNTDTKDHTYYFEVVDNPKIKIVKPTKPFKLLARKRRRRSYSWKR; encoded by the coding sequence GTGGTAAACGACTATACCTTTCTGTTCCAGAATACGGATACGAAAGATCATACATACTACTTCGAGGTTGTGGACAACCCGAAGATAAAGATAGTCAAACCGACAAAACCGTTCAAACTTCTGGCCCGTAAAAGGCGAAGAAGATCGTACAGCTGGAAGCGGTAG
- a CDS encoding CTP synthase: MTKYIFVTGGLLSSLGKGITAASIGTLLKQTGMDVSILKMDPYLNMDPGTMSPLEHGEVFVTADGAETDLDLGHYERFLNVDLSKKNNFTTGQIYHSVLTKERKSTWARQYRWFPISSVKLSREYSRQAREDLLIVELGGTVGDIEGSPFSRRYAR, encoded by the coding sequence ATGACAAAATATATTTTCGTTACGGGCGGGCTTTTGAGTTCCCTGGGCAAAGGAATCACGGCGGCAAGTATCGGCACGCTGTTGAAACAGACCGGGATGGATGTCTCGATTTTGAAGATGGACCCCTATCTGAACATGGATCCGGGCACGATGAGCCCGCTGGAGCACGGTGAGGTTTTCGTCACTGCCGACGGTGCCGAGACGGATCTGGACCTCGGCCACTACGAGCGCTTCTTGAATGTGGACTTGAGCAAGAAGAACAACTTCACGACCGGCCAGATATACCACTCCGTTCTTACCAAGGAGCGAAAGAGTACCTGGGCAAGACAATACAGGTGGTTCCCCATATCGTCGGTGAAGTTAAGCAGAGAATATTCGAGGCAGGCAAGGGAGGATCTGTTGATAGTCGAGCTCGGCGGAACGGTCGGAGATATCGAGGGCTCCCCTTTCTCGAGACGATACGCCAGATAA
- a CDS encoding CTP synthase, which produces MTEAPIHAGAAPDTKINIRWVDSEDIEEKGIEETIGDVDGILVAGDRRSGVSREDRGYTPCQSQQDSLPRHLSSELSIIEFSRNVLGLEGQTP; this is translated from the coding sequence TTGACCGAGGCGCCCATTCACGCGGGAGCGGCACCAGATACGAAGATAAACATACGCTGGGTTGACAGCGAGGATATAGAAGAGAAGGGTATCGAAGAGACTATCGGAGATGTCGACGGAATTCTGGTCGCCGGGGATCGGCGTTCGGGGGTGTCGAGGGAAGATAGAGGCTATACGCCATGCCAGAGTCAACAAGATTCCCTACCTCGGCATCTGTCCTCGGAACTGAGTATTATAGAGTTCTCAAGAAACGTTCTGGGGCTGGAGGGGCAAACTCCGTAG
- a CDS encoding type cbb3 cytochrome oxidase biogenesis protein CcoG gives MQATAGAETPKRKNRAKEYLKGWVPYRYKRYWLFAIVTVVALVLPFIKINGNHFFLLNFDHRRYFLFVRFDMQELYLMPFC, from the coding sequence ATGCAAGCTACAGCCGGCGCAGAGACGCCAAAAAGAAAAAATAGAGCCAAGGAGTACCTCAAAGGGTGGGTACCCTACCGGTACAAACGCTACTGGCTGTTTGCCATAGTGACGGTAGTGGCCCTGGTGCTGCCGTTCATAAAGATAAACGGCAACCACTTCTTCCTTCTCAACTTCGACCATAGGAGGTACTTTCTCTTCGTGCGGTTCGATATGCAGGAGTTGTACCTGATGCCCTTTTGCTGA
- a CDS encoding proposed lopoate regulatory protein YbeD has translation MVIINDSDKKVEIAYPCEWRYKVIGEKKEDIEDAVKSVMGERPYTLEFSKTSGKGNYHSYELCTLVHNEDDRTEIFRQLKQHDRLKMVL, from the coding sequence GTGGTAATTATAAACGACAGTGATAAAAAAGTTGAAATCGCATATCCGTGTGAATGGAGGTACAAGGTCATAGGAGAGAAAAAAGAGGATATAGAGGATGCCGTAAAGTCCGTAATGGGAGAGCGGCCGTATACTCTGGAGTTTTCGAAAACCTCCGGAAAAGGGAACTACCACAGCTATGAGCTCTGCACTCTGGTTCACAACGAAGATGACAGAACCGAGATTTTCCGTCAGCTGAAACAACATGACCGTCTCAAGATGGTGCTTTAA
- a CDS encoding cell division trigger factor, translating into MGQDPQQTFEYYQKQNLLPAIKMAMIEDRLLTKLLNDKNEKSKEETKEKKKYELHTFVIEKSGRGERSYGHLFEASQRSYHHVERSYRRCRRLLRRRARLFL; encoded by the coding sequence ATGGGTCAAGATCCCCAGCAGACATTCGAGTATTACCAGAAGCAGAATCTTCTTCCGGCTATAAAGATGGCTATGATCGAAGACAGGCTTCTGACAAAACTGCTGAACGATAAAAACGAAAAGAGCAAAGAAGAGACCAAAGAAAAGAAGAAGTATGAGCTACATACCTTTGTAATTGAAAAGAGCGGGCGCGGCGAGCGCTCGTACGGACATCTATTCGAGGCTTCTCAAAGATCGTATCATCATGTTGAGCGGTCCTATAGACGATGCCGTCGCCTCCTCCGTCGTCGCGCGCGCCTCTTCCTTTAG
- a CDS encoding protoporphyrinogen IX oxidase, novel form, HemJ, protein MEYYNWILAFHVMSFISWMAMLFYQPRLYVYHQSMPITKGLSRWSRFRRTSSTTL, encoded by the coding sequence ATGGAATACTACAACTGGATACTTGCGTTTCATGTCATGAGTTTCATTAGCTGGATGGCGATGCTCTTTTACCAGCCGAGGCTCTATGTCTACCATCAGAGCATGCCGATAACGAAGGGTTTGTCGAGGTGGTCAAGATTCAGGAGAACAAGCTCTACAACTTTATAG
- a CDS encoding cysteine desulfurase: MYEAIGARDEDDIVVTSCATRSNNWVFKGVYFDLIKTGRKTI; the protein is encoded by the coding sequence ATGTACGAAGCGATAGGTGCCCGTGACGAAGATGACATAGTGGTGACTTCATGCGCCACCAGATCGAACAACTGGGTATTCAAAGGCGTCTACTTCGACCTGATAAAAACCGGGAGAAAGACCATATAA
- a CDS encoding glutathione-regulated potassium-efflux system protein KefB, producing the protein MMLAETHYKYQIEAELIPFRDLLLGLFFVTVGMQIDLQAVSENIGWIVLAAVVIMVIKFAVILFFMRFSRAPDAVKTALALSQVGEFSLAVFALASSGGLLDPRSVQIILSAVVLSMVFSVLFSPTYAESRTYSTGSRRWCRFSTRQDSEIIS; encoded by the coding sequence ATGATGCTGGCCGAAACACACTACAAGTACCAGATAGAGGCGGAGCTTATCCCGTTCAGAGATCTGCTTCTGGGACTCTTTTTCGTAACGGTCGGTATGCAGATAGATCTTCAGGCGGTCTCCGAGAATATCGGGTGGATAGTGCTTGCCGCCGTTGTCATTATGGTTATAAAATTTGCCGTCATACTCTTTTTCATGCGTTTTTCACGCGCGCCAGATGCTGTAAAGACAGCTCTTGCGCTTTCGCAGGTGGGCGAGTTCTCGCTTGCGGTCTTCGCTCTCGCCTCTTCAGGCGGACTTCTCGATCCGAGATCGGTGCAGATAATCCTGTCGGCGGTTGTCCTATCGATGGTCTTTTCGGTTTTATTCTCGCCAACATACGCAGAATCGCGGACCTATTCTACCGGGAGCCGGAGATGGTGCCGATTCTCCACTCGACAGGATTCAGAGATCATATCGTAG
- a CDS encoding GTP cyclohydrolase I, type 1, with amino-acid sequence MAVVIEARHICMEMRGVEKINSTTVSSALRGSSSVTQRRGKSS; translated from the coding sequence GTGGCCGTCGTCATCGAAGCCCGCCATATTTGCATGGAGATGAGAGGTGTCGAAAAGATCAACTCGACGACCGTCAGTTCCGCTCTGCGGGGCTCTTCAAGCGTGACGCAAAGACGCGGGAAGAGTTCATGA
- a CDS encoding cysteine desulfurase, which produces MLWDLNRAGIAASTGSACASEDLEANPIMTAVGADSELAHTAVRLSLSRFNTEEEIDYTIEQFKSGRAAEIHF; this is translated from the coding sequence ATGCTCTGGGATCTCAACCGCGCCGGAATAGCCGCGAGCACAGGAAGCGCATGTGCCAGTGAGGATCTTGAGGCGAACCCGATAATGACGGCTGTAGGGGCCGACAGCGAACTGGCTCATACCGCGGTCAGGCTGAGCCTGAGCAGATTTAACACGGAGGAGGAGATCGACTACACGATCGAACAATTCAAAAGCGGTAGAGCGGCTGAGATCCATTTCTAG
- a CDS encoding GTP cyclohydrolase I, type 1, producing the protein MVNIFARRLQIQEQMTEQIADAIIDTIHPKGWPSSSKPAIFAWR; encoded by the coding sequence ATGGTCAACATCTTCGCCAGGCGCCTGCAGATACAGGAGCAGATGACCGAACAGATCGCCGATGCGATAATAGATACCATCCATCCGAAAGGGTGGCCGTCGTCATCGAAGCCCGCCATATTTGCATGGAGATGA
- a CDS encoding FAD-dependent pyridine nucleotide-disulphide oxidoreductase, whose protein sequence is MITKRETVEIGYDFIHVVPPMKAVDAVADSPLGWQKGSAKGWFAHDRYTLQHMKYKNVFGIGDILGIPLGKTGGSARHHGPVIQKT, encoded by the coding sequence ATGATTACCAAAAGAGAGACGGTTGAGATAGGGTACGACTTTATCCATGTCGTTCCGCCGATGAAGGCGGTCGACGCCGTAGCCGATTCACCGTTAGGGTGGCAGAAGGGTAGCGCAAAAGGGTGGTTCGCCCATGATCGCTACACTCTTCAGCATATGAAGTATAAAAATGTCTTCGGTATCGGAGATATTTTGGGTATTCCGCTCGGCAAGACCGGAGGTTCGGCAAGGCACCATGGGCCTGTTATCCAGAAAACCTGA
- a CDS encoding glutathione-regulated potassium-efflux system protein KefB has protein sequence MQYLILEHDIHRMELGQKMGEPIFFANAANEEVLKNFDVDKASAVIVAVDNPSHLRLICEALNRVAPMANIVVKVQSEVEAEMVDDLKIDHLVIQSEEMAKRLVAEAMRRRLGVP, from the coding sequence GTGCAGTATCTGATACTCGAACATGATATTCACAGGATGGAACTCGGTCAGAAGATGGGAGAACCTATATTTTTCGCCAATGCGGCAAATGAAGAGGTTCTTAAAAATTTCGATGTCGACAAGGCAAGTGCAGTTATCGTAGCGGTCGACAATCCGAGTCACCTGCGGCTTATATGTGAAGCCCTCAACCGTGTTGCGCCTATGGCCAATATCGTCGTAAAGGTGCAGAGTGAAGTGGAGGCAGAGATGGTCGACGACCTCAAAATTGATCACCTGGTTATTCAGAGCGAGGAGATGGCGAAAAGGTTGGTGGCGGAGGCCATGCGCCGCAGACTCGGAGTACCGTAA
- a CDS encoding single-stranded-DNA-specific exonuclease RecJ produces MRSWRSFRADRPPGRYGHSEPFQGRLRRLPALLERIDADLIITVDNGIGAFEVARGAKGRGIDLIITDHHTASEILPDAYAIVNPKKSECVFAYPDICGAQVAWFLVGALKRGLGWSLRCRSFSIFWRQP; encoded by the coding sequence GTGCGATCATGGAGGAGTTTTCGAGCTGATAGGCCACCCGGTCGATACGGTCATTCCGAACCGTTTCAGGGACGGCTACGGCGTCTCCCGGCCCTTCTGGAGAGAATCGATGCCGATCTGATAATAACCGTCGACAACGGCATAGGAGCGTTCGAAGTCGCAAGGGGTGCAAAAGGGCGCGGCATAGACCTGATCATAACGGATCACCATACGGCCTCTGAGATTCTGCCCGACGCATACGCGATAGTGAACCCCAAAAAGAGTGAATGCGTCTTCGCCTACCCGGATATATGCGGAGCGCAGGTTGCCTGGTTTCTTGTCGGCGCTTTGAAAAGAGGCTTGGGGTGGAGCTTGCGATGTCGAAGTTTCTCGATCTTCTGGCGCCAGCCATAG
- a CDS encoding FAD-dependent pyridine nucleotide-disulphide oxidoreductase, whose product MHDYDETPEYYNIFAIGDSAAIDGPDWRAKQGHIAEVMARNTAFNIDAIAKGSDERKGYLEHLNILCIMDSGDGAAFVYRDNRGGKMIPMPIVGHWLKKVGLVLQKLEARQNPRIPGL is encoded by the coding sequence GTGCACGATTACGACGAGACACCGGAGTATTACAATATATTCGCCATAGGCGACTCGGCGGCCATTGACGGTCCGGACTGGAGAGCTAAGCAGGGGCATATCGCGGAAGTGATGGCGAGAAATACCGCGTTCAACATCGATGCGATAGCGAAAGGGAGCGATGAGCGCAAAGGGTACCTGGAGCACCTGAACATTCTATGTATCATGGACAGTGGCGACGGTGCCGCCTTTGTCTACAGGGACAACAGGGGCGGCAAGATGATACCGATGCCGATAGTGGGCCACTGGCTGAAAAAGGTGGGGTTGGTACTGCAGAAACTCGAAGCTCGGCAGAATCCGCGAATCCCCGGACTTTGA
- a CDS encoding flagellum-specific ATP synthase FliI, whose translation MKPPMDVMKRGLIDEPFSVGVKSIDGLLTSGKGQKVGIFAGSGVGKSTLMGMIVKGAKLR comes from the coding sequence ATGAAACCTCCGATGGATGTGATGAAACGGGGACTCATCGACGAACCTTTCAGCGTCGGTGTCAAAAGCATAGACGGTCTGCTCACCTCCGGCAAAGGGCAGAAGGTCGGTATTTTCGCCGGAAGCGGAGTAGGAAAATCTACACTTATGGGGATGATCGTAAAGGGTGCGAAGCTCCGGTGA
- a CDS encoding iron-sulfur cluster assembly scaffold protein IscU/NifU-like — protein MAKQDLIGGDLGGLQPEGAGVDEQPENQGELTEEDAKRLGGELIVADFGAESCGDAVRLYWIVDPKTDKILEAKFKLRMAEQLSPVPIRWSNSVKGKTVDGAVKITNIDVEKAMRDTPETLPFLRRRCTAPSWPATL, from the coding sequence ATGGCAAAACAGGATTTGATAGGCGGCGATCTGGGAGGATTACAGCCAGAAGGTGCAGGAGTTGATGAACAACCCGAAAACCAGGGCGAACTTACAGAAGAGGATGCGAAACGTCTCGGCGGAGAGCTTATAGTCGCCGATTTCGGTGCCGAAAGTTGCGGTGACGCCGTCCGCCTCTACTGGATAGTAGACCCCAAAACCGACAAGATTCTGGAAGCGAAGTTCAAGCTTCGGATGGCGGAACAGCTATCGCCAGTTCCGATACGATGGTCGAACTCTGTAAAGGGTAAAACCGTTGATGGGGCGGTTAAGATCACCAACATAGACGTTGAAAAGGCGATGCGCGACACACCTGAAACCCTGCCGTTCCTCCGCAGAAGATGCACTGCTCCGTCATGGCCTGCGACGTTATAA
- a CDS encoding sulfate permease, whose amino-acid sequence MYILVFATMATMIILPKITKAVPAGLVAIVVLSLITVIFDLDTKRVADLSRRSPSFHWPDVPPVSKPL is encoded by the coding sequence ATGTATATCCTGGTTTTCGCAACGATGGCCACGATGATCATTCTGCCCAAAATCACCAAAGCGGTTCCTGCCGGTCTTGTAGCCATCGTGGTCTTGAGCCTGATTACAGTTATATTCGATCTCGATACGAAAAGGGTGGCTGACCTGTCGCGGAGATCTCCGTCTTTCCACTGGCCCGATGTTCCCCCGGTATCGAAACCTTTATGA
- a CDS encoding diadenosine tetraphosphate (Ap4A) hydrolase and other HIT family hydrolases translates to MPWVKIFTKPPYKELTEVPDALRAKLWRAYGLTESEMISFFRPDKINMASFGNYLPRVHMHVMACLKALLVSGARGERGAGGECRVG, encoded by the coding sequence GTGCCGTGGGTAAAGATCTTTACAAAACCGCCATACAAAGAGCTTACAGAAGTTCCGGATGCGCTTCGTGCAAAACTCTGGAGGGCATATGGGCTGACCGAGAGTGAGATGATCTCGTTCTTCAGGCCGGACAAGATCAATATGGCCTCGTTCGGCAACTATCTTCCGAGGGTACATATGCACGTGATGGCCTGTTTGAAAGCACTCCTGGTTTCCGGAGCCCGTGGGGAGAGAGGCGCAGGAGGGGAGTGTAGAGTAGGGTGA
- a CDS encoding peptide deformylase: MKLPILVYPDRRLKQQSRPVTDFDASLHKLLDDMNETMMASNGIGLAAIQVRIPLRALLINLPDDEGNQYEENLIEVINPVILEKRGSIVYTEGCLSVPEYYDDVERAGIRVEFFTREGERRR, from the coding sequence ATGAAACTTCCGATACTTGTCTACCCGGACAGGCGCCTGAAACAGCAGAGCCGTCCGGTAACCGATTTTGACGCCTCTTTGCACAAACTGCTGGACGATATGAACGAGACTATGATGGCAAGCAACGGCATCGGCCTTGCGGCCATACAGGTCCGTATTCCTCTGCGTGCCCTGTTGATAAACCTTCCGGATGATGAGGGGAACCAGTACGAAGAGAATCTGATCGAGGTGATAAACCCGGTAATCCTGGAGAAGAGAGGAAGCATTGTATATACCGAGGGGTGCCTGAGTGTTCCGGAGTATTACGATGACGTAGAGCGTGCGGGGATCAGGGTCGAGTTCTTCACGCGGGAAGGAGAGCGGAGGAGATAG
- a CDS encoding MG(2+) chelatase family protein / ComM-related protein, with protein sequence MPEARYRSRKRVKSALLTNGFSFPARITVNLSPSDISKSGSHFDLAIALAIALQDEDAPTDGLYVSVSWGSTGR encoded by the coding sequence TTGCCGGAAGCTCGATACAGGAGTCGAAAGAGGGTCAAGTCCGCACTCCTTACAAACGGCTTCTCGTTCCCCGCGCGAATAACCGTAAACCTCTCCCCGAGCGATATAAGCAAGAGTGGAAGCCACTTCGACCTGGCCATAGCACTGGCAATAGCACTCCAGGATGAGGATGCCCCGACCGACGGTCTCTACGTTTCGGTGAGCTGGGGCTCGACGGGAAGGTGA
- a CDS encoding iron-sulfur cluster assembly scaffold protein IscU/NifU-like — MEELKETVEKQAAGEELSFNDMTLVQKIKAIDSVIDESVRQYLIMDGMEVLDVKQNGRYTDVYIRYLGACSGMQAPRPGHSTP; from the coding sequence ATGGAGGAGCTCAAAGAGACTGTCGAGAAGCAGGCGGCCGGCGAAGAGCTATCATTCAACGATATGACACTGGTACAGAAGATAAAAGCCATCGACAGCGTAATAGACGAAAGCGTAAGGCAGTATCTGATCATGGACGGCATGGAGGTTCTGGATGTCAAGCAGAACGGACGGTACACGGATGTCTACATCAGGTATCTGGGAGCCTGTTCGGGAATGCAAGCTCCACGACCGGGACACTCTACGCCATAG
- a CDS encoding ATP-dependent Clp protease proteolytic subunit, producing the protein MIYQPLGVHRTGYRYRDTGQGDPPPQKYLNKIMAERTGKSVRTIEKDTERDFFLSAEEAKEYGLIDRVLERSFK; encoded by the coding sequence ATGATATACCAGCCGCTCGGGGTGCACAGGACAGGCTACCGATATAGAGATACAGGCCAAGGAGATCCTCCGCCTCAAAAGTATCTCAACAAGATAATGGCCGAGAGAACCGGAAAGAGCGTAAGAACGATCGAAAAGGATACCGAACGCGACTTCTTCCTCAGTGCGGAAGAGGCGAAAGAGTACGGGCTGATCGACCGGGTGCTGGAACGAAGTTTCAAATAG
- a CDS encoding single-stranded-DNA-specific exonuclease RecJ: MELADPDAPVIVVAKEGWHEGVVGIVASRLVEIQKPSIVPYIMEGRKGGRSVGEVDLFELLRA; this comes from the coding sequence ATGGAGCTGGCCGATCCGGATGCGCCGGTCATAGTGGTGGCAAAAGAGGGTTGGCACGAGGGCGTAGTCGGCATAGTCGCATCCCGCCTTGTGGAGATTCAAAAGCCGTCGATCGTACCATATATAATGGAAGGGCGAAAGGGCGGCAGAAGCGTTGGGGAGGTTGACCTATTCGAGCTCCTTCGAGCGTGA